The following proteins are encoded in a genomic region of Amphiura filiformis chromosome 11, Afil_fr2py, whole genome shotgun sequence:
- the LOC140165180 gene encoding replication factor C subunit 2-like yields the protein MASEKVEAMETESNTKKDAPSKSGKSGSSTYQAPWVEKYRPTLLSDVVGNEETISRLGVFAKEGNVPNIIIAGPPGTGKTTSILCLARALLGPSYKEAVLEMNASNDRGIDIVRNKIKMFAQKKVTLPKGRHKIIILDEADSMTSGAQQAMRRTMEIYSKTTRFALACNASDKIIEPIQSRCAVLRYSKLTDKQLLKRLLEVCEMESVDHTDDGLEAIIYTAQGDMRQAVNNLQSTHSGFGVVNSENVFKVCDEPHPLLIKDMLGHCLQADIDKAFEVMQHMWRMGYSPEDIIGNMFRVCKTFQMAEYLKLEFIKEIGFTHMRIAEGVNSLLQLSGLLARLCQKSALPPEEA from the exons GGTTGAGAAGTACAGACCAACTTTGCTATCAGATGTTGTCGGAAATGAAGAAACTATCAGCAGGCTGGGTGTGTTTGCCAAAGAAGGAAATGTACCAAATATCATTATTGCT GGTCCACCAGGAACAGGAAAAACAACAAGTATTCTCTGCCTAGCGAGGGCGCTCTTGGGACCATCTTATAAAGAAGCAGTATTAGAAATGAATGCATCAAATGACAG GGGTATTGATATTGTGAGGAATAAGATCAAGATGTTTGCTCAGAAGAAAGTCACATTACCAAAAGGACGGCATAAAATCATCATCTTGGATGAGGCAGACAG TATGACCAGTGGAGCTCAACAAGCCATGAGAAGAACAATGGAAATCTACTCCAAGACAACCAGGTTTGCCCTGGCGTGCAATGCATCTGACAAAATCATTGAACCCATCCAATCACGATGCGCTGTCTTACGATATTCCAAACTCACCGACAAACAGCTGCTGAAGCGATTACTTGAAGTATGTGAGATGGAGAGTGTAGATCATACTGATGATGGTTTAGAAGCAATCATATACACAGCACAAGGAGATATGAGACAG GCTGTCAACAATCTACAGTCCACACATTCAGGTTTTGGAGTGGTCAATAGTGAAAATGTATTCAAG GTTTGTGATGAGCCACATCCACTATTAATCAAAGATATGTTAGGACATTGTCTCCAGGCTGACATTGATAAGGCTTTCGAAGTCATGCAGCATATGTGGCGTATGGGATACTCCCCAGAAGACATCATAGGAAACATGTTCAGAGTTTGCAAGACTTTTCAGATGGCAGAGTACCTTAAACTAGAATTTATCAAG GAGATTGGATTCACTCATATGAGAATTGCAGAGGGAGTGAACTCACTTCTTCAACTTTCTGGACTCTTAGCAAGGTTATGTCAAAAATCAGCTCTTCCACCTGAAGAAGCCTAA